In Octopus bimaculoides isolate UCB-OBI-ISO-001 chromosome 26, ASM119413v2, whole genome shotgun sequence, the DNA window catggttctggattcagtcccatggcttggcaccttggccaagtgtcttctactatagcctcaggccaacctaTGAGAAGCAGATAAAGGGCTGTGGAGGTTGACGTGATTGACATCAATGCTTTGGGTGTTGCAGCATGGCCACACGCCATGAGATTGGTAAAGCAATCTTAAAGAAGAACAGTCAGCAAATAAATGATTCTACAAACTGATGGAAATATTTTGTTGTCTAATTAGGTCTAATTAGGATTAATTAAGCAGACCTCTTcttgtgtaatttatttattgaaattgtgTCTCATTAATATGACTTTTTATATAACTCATTTAGGTTAATCACCAAtcaaggatgttgatgatgatgatgatgatgatgatatatcaggGTCCTTGTGTTGTACTTTAATTCTTCCCTTCTTTACAAAAAAAGGATCACTTTTATAGCCCTTAAAGGACCAGTTTCCAAACCCTTTGGTCTCTATAACACAATATCACAAGGACAGGACTATTATGGACCACTTTCTAATCCTTTGACTCCACAATAACAGAAGTAAAAGCTGCTTTCTAACATCTAACTCCCAACAATAACTAGGAAGGGATTATTTTTCTAATCCCTTCTCCCCTCCCCCACCCAACACAAGGAAACACATCTTGTTTCTCatcaaaacaattaaaattttatcCAAAAGACCATTGGGTCACTGTTTTCCTGTACCTAAAGGAAAATGGTGACCCCCAtccccatcgccaccaccatctcaAAAGTATTAAAGTTTTATGTAACAAGAAAAGGGGCCATCACAGGAGACATGAGATCCCTCCATTTTAGGAATGTCTGAGTAAAATTAGAATccttatttttctgaaatttcaatAATTCATTCTAATTTCCTGATTTCTTTTTATGATTTGGGATGAAGGGAATCCAAAATGTGTTTTAGGGACCACCACAGACTGCAGACATTACAACCAGATCTATCGGTATTAGCTCTAATTATGtgaagggggtggggtgggggacacaTTACATAAACCAGTAACAAGCATTAACAGATTGACCCTCCAAAAATGGTGAAAGGGTCAACTAAGAATTACTTTCTTTGGGGCTCCTCAGCCAGATACCAAAGCAGATGGTGTGGGTGAGTTTGCGAGAAATTAAAGAGAATGGCCTCAGGACAGGAGGAATTATAAGGCAAACCCCAGTTCAGCTGCTGGAGTCCAAATCTCTTGTAATAAACCCTAATCCCTGTTTACTTTGATTAACTCCTAACAGTGATACTTATGAGTGGGGGCCACATATGGGCATTTTAAGAAAATTGGACCCATGATCAATGTGACACCTGCCTGGTAACCTTGGTTTTTGTTTATCCCCATGTCACCTCTGATTAAAAGGTATTCCAGCTTTGATGACCATCTAATGATGACCATCCCAACTTTATAGGTGTACTTAAGacttcattatccaatatgtccttcctgtGATTTGAggggagattttgttgctatttctagtattttcTTGTTGGTTATCGTGGACATGTGCAGTAGGAGGAGTGGGGCCTGAATTGGTTGAACATGGTATGGGACAGAGGTGGACTTGTGCAGTTGGAGGGCCTGAAATGGTTAATAAATGGTAACACAACTAGCAGTGATTTGTTCTTTACAGAATATTTGTCTGAGAAAGCACCACCACGTATGGGTAACTTAGCAATGAGGGCATCGCGGTTCTTTGAAAACCTCAACTGGCGGAGATACCCCAAAAAAGATGCAGATTTGAAGCTAAGCAGGTTCTCATTGAATTCTTTGCCAAGGAAAAAGAACTCCACCCCTGACACATCCCCTGATATTCCCAAGTCCGAAAAATTGGTTTCCTTATTGGAACAGAGCTGGCAGGAAGATACTAACATCTTGTGTAAAAGTAAGTATTTCTGCCTGGAATTTTGTGTAACAGCATGCGGGACTGCTTCCAGAAATGGAATGGGAAGGGATGGTCCCCTTGTTCTGAAGAACAGCTAACTAAGCCCTGTAGAAGAGTAAGTCTGGGCTATGTTGGCCATCCCTCTCAACATCCTCCTCCATGTTGTTCAATAAATTTGTCTTTTTTGCATGGCACTCATCAGAAATAGTTTTTATTACACAACTGTAAATCCAGCACAAGACatggcttctctctctctctctctctctctctctctctctctctctctctctccaaacagTTAAGTGTGACTCGCAAAATCACCtccaaaaagtttgaaaattaataataatagttacaaattttgccacaagggcagcaattttggggcaggggctgaattacatcgaccccagtgtttcactggtacttaatttatcaaccctgaaagaatgagcagcaaagtcgaccttgccagaatttgaactcagaatgtagtgacaagtgaagtaccactaagcatttcattcagcatgcttacaattctgccagctctccgccttataataataataataatcctttctactataggcacaaggcctgaaatttggggcgacggggccagtcgattagatcgacccctgtacgcaactggtacttaatttatcgacccctgaaaggatgaaaggtaaatttgaccttggcagaatttgaactttcttgttaatgataataatactgatttcaaattttggcacaaggcctgcaattttggtggagggggaaaCTTGATTGCATCAACCGCAGTACAGCCTTTCTTTGTGCACCTGCTCTTTTGTACaccctgtctcacacacacacacacacacacacagactctctctgtctgtctgtctcttgttTTTTTATCTCTCAGCACACCTGTTCCCTTGTCACCCATGCATGTTAACATTACTGGACCAGCAGACCATGCTCAGCCCATCCCTTTTCAGCTTTTACACACCTTTCACAGTCGACACCCATGTCTTTGTCACCATttcacatttgcactttgtccacaaatattaatataatccACCTCCCCTCATTTAAAACGCGCAACAACCCCTTGCTCTCAGCAAAAATAACAAGCTCCCTAAACAAGTTCCACCCTGCCCTTAAGCTATTTATTAAGCTCTTTTGCCCTCCACCTGCCCCTGCACTACCTGCTCTGCTGCTAATTAAACTCACCTCACtaacagaagctattaactacttctgaACAATTAACGATCTTTGTTTATTAGTTGTTCCTCTTCTTAATTACTAATTTTTCCTCCAtttctgctctctttctctctccctctctctctctctctctctctctctctctgaagtcCCTATCCTCTGTCAGCATGCCTGAGGGTCCACTGCACTTACCAAGGAGACACTGAGTACAAAGGTTAGAGTCCTTACAGCAAGCATGAtccctttcctgttgctaacagGGTCCTCTTTATTTTGGTCTATGTTAAATTGTCTTACATACAGTTTTAATGTCTGaataaaacaggatggtcacatctggaaggtctttgatcatagatctctGTATTTCACCACCCTGAACCTATCGTATCTATTTCActaactgttgttgtttaatccttgGTCAGCCTTCATTAAGCAGACCTTTGTCCAAAATCATTCCAGACGTGACCACCCTGCCATCTAAGATTATgttatatgtttttgttgttgtttagctctatgtCAAATCCAATGAAGCAAATCTACGACCAAAAAGCTTTCTAGCCTTGACCAACCTGTCATTTGGTATATTAGGGGTTGCGTTCTCTAATCTGTCCTTCCTTTTCCAGATAATAAGGTAGTATTTGAGGATCATTTGGCTGCTCTTTTcagctgctgttgttcttgttattcctGTTGCTGTCCTCaatgttgccgttgttgttgtcattattcttcttcttcttaatcttACTGTTAAAAATCCTTTAAATAATAACCGATTCTGGTCCCTCCTCCAGGTTACCTCAACATCTACAGCAGTTTCAACAAACGACGGTGGGGCAAGCGTTGGTGCCTGGTGAAGATGGGCGAGTTTGAGTGTTACATGAACCAGAAAAATAACGTCTGTGAGTTGAGTTTCCCGCTCAAGGATTGCGTTGTACGTTCGGccaagacagaaacaaagagtgaCCTCGGTTTAATGATTCTGAAAGATAACGTTGAGAAAATCACAGTTGAGGTGAGCAAAAGGGGTTTCATTCCAATCTGGGGTCTCTCAAacacttattgttttttttgccttctttaacttacttcagtcattagactgtggccatgctggggcaatgccttgaagaattcttagttgaatgaattgaccccaggacttactgtgtttattttttaaagcctgatgaatattcagtctcttttgctaaacagTAAagatacggggatgtaaatataccaacaccggttttcatgtaatggtgggggacaaacatggacacaaaaacacatacgctcacacacagacacacagacacagacacacacacacaaaggacagACTTCTCCCTgcatgaggctttggtcggcctgacactatagtagaaggtgccatgcagggggactgaaccttgaatccatgtgattgggaagcaagcttcttaccacatgcccATTCCTGTGACTTTTTTAagattctttgtttttatgtcttcTGTATTTGGATGGGGGTGGGCAGAAATGGGTTGTGTTGCTGTAAAAATGTGGGTGAAGTAAGGGGTGGGGGAGtgcatgtttgcttttatgtcaactgttttctgtttttttgtttgttttgttggcaGCCCCTAAATGAAGATGAGATGCAGAATTGGTTGGCAGTGCTGATGGCTGAGACTTCTACAGAGGACGTTCCAGAAGGTTTGGAACAATACTTTGAAGAGACACCATATTCCGATATCCCTGTAGTCAGACAGCTCAGCATGAAGTGTCCCAAGAATGCTAAACaagtgagtctgtctgtctgtatctgtgtgtgtgtgtgtgtgtgtgtgtgtgtgtgtgtgtgtgtgtgtgtgtgtgtcttgtttctGAAATTCATTTGGAATTCCTgatgttaaataaataatcatcCAAAATCCCTGAGTACCTCCTTTTTCTTAACACAGTAATCCTCAACTATCATGgctgttacattccaaaacctcccacagaaataattgaaatctaaaaaaatataaatgaagtaaCCAAAGAAAAAATTTAGGAATTTAATGTCATATTAAGAAAGATTGgattatattaaatgtattttaaatttcaaattctcTTTGAACAATATGTTTATGTTTTACTGAAGTCCTTGAACCAGGAAAATAtgtatagctttttttttttttttgtagaatctAATTCTATTTGAAATTTGCTCAACTTAGttggaaaaatattttggaaaattaaaatattaattttatttaaatttcctaCATGTATTTCAGACACCTGATGTGATTGACGGATCTGGACAAACTGAGAAAGACGGTGAAAATGTAGTTGATGATGTAGCGTCAACATTGTCAGATCAAGTTGTCAAAGTTTCTGATGGAAGCTTCACAAATCTGAAAGACGAGCAGCTGCTGAGAGTTAAACAAGAAATGTATGACGCAACAGAAGTTAACGAGGAGATAGAAGAATCTAGTAACGAAGTACTGCTGTGGGACGTGAACAAAAGGAACTCGTTGGGTAATTTGTACAGTCAAGTGGAGTACAAGGACAGCCTTGCAGGGTTCTCCGGCAGTGGGACAGATTTTGGTAGTGTCAGTATTTCTGATGATCTCTCAATGAAGTCGGGTTCTGTTGACTTCAGTTTAAAGAGGAGTTTCTCAGAGAAACGCTATAAAGGCATCAACAGTCTGACCACCTCGTGCAGTGAGCTGAACAGCACTTGCACTCGGACCTCATCGCATGGCAACCTGGACAAACTCTCAGCTGCTGATTCAAATGACACTTTCAATGACTTCTTTTATTCTTGGAACAATCAGCGTCGGAGCAGCGAACTGCTGTCCGAGCTGGACATCGAGACGTTGATGCGGTCTTGGGATGTGAAGACTAAAATCTTGATGATTGAGGAGAAGaaccaacaaaacaaagaatattccAAGACAGACTTTGCACAGAATGGTAACACATGTCACTCGACATCAAACAAGAAACCATTCCCTGTCAGTCCGATCTCTTCCGTCTCCAACAATGACTGTGACACACCCGCCTTTTGTTCACGGACGAAAAGCTTAAACAGTGCCCGGATGGCTCGCAATAAAGCAACACCAAATGGTTTGTCAAAAGGTAAGACAGGTgtttcattatctctctctccttccaagAACAATAgcatttcctgtttctgttgcatatTTCTGAAAGACACTTCCTCAGGGTTCCTAGAACCTACAACACCATGTTTTCATAGGAAACTTAACCATGTGACCAagtcttcccccccccccctcactcccCCCTATTCTTGAGAGaattctttatgttttgaattttgtctctttgtatttctttccagcagcagcagcaccgttTCGGAAATCGACTGGCCACGTGGACCGTCCAGCAGAAATCCTCCAGACTAAGTTGGACGAGATGAGATCTAAACTGGTCAGTTTGAAACAAAACAGGTCAGTTGAACAATTGGGACCCAGGAATTCAATGTGGTTTGgaaggggatttttttttttttttgaggaatgGTTTGGGAAGTGTAATTAGGATGATGGGAAATCTACAGGAATCTGGTTCCAGGACACTTTGCAGGATTATGGATTATCATTGAATAGGTTTTGTATCCAACCAATGACTCTGCTCAGAAACTAGGGTGAGTCCTGTTACTTGTATAATTCTGGAGTGTCAGCTCAGGCTGTTTGGCCATGCTGCTCGGTCTTCTGAGTCAGTCCCTGCTTACTGTGTTCTCTTCACTGGGGATCCGGCTGGGTTGGCGGCTCACATGGGTCTACCACATGCTACATGGTCACAGCAGATGAAGTGGTATCTTGCAGAGATGGGGACTAAGTGGGGTTCTACTCAGTGGGGTCACCCAGGCAGACCCAGGAATAGCCTGACAAATGTGAATGTAGCAACATGCCCCAACACCTGACCTGTGTGTGACAGAGGGGCAAGTGAACCCTAAAGTTACCAGTTCGTAAGAATATGGTGAGGCCAGTTAGAATaaagaggaggatgatgatggggGCTGAGATAGCAGGGGATTCAGTCATAAAATCCTGCCTTTGAATACTTCTCAAAGAAAGAAATGGACGTTAAGTAGATGAATTTTATTGcgaaatatagaaaattaaaaataacgaattgtaaaatgaatttttctttatttcagaattGCAGCACGAGACAAGAAACTGCGAGCGAGTGATAGCAACGAGCGATTAGAGTATGAAGAGGAATACAACCGACTTGATAGTGAATGTCGTGTGACGGATGAAGAAATAAGTAAACTGGAGAAGATGCTGAAGAGAGAAGAAGTGGATGAGGAGGATGAAGCATCAAGATTTTCTGTGTCAGAAGCCTAATATGGAGGATGTTTTATTCCTAAATTTGGTGAGTAATGGTTGCCCAATCCTTCCTCCCATCAACACTGAGACATTTCTTTATTTGATCAACTGAAGTTTCTTAAATTAATGTagaaatggctgagtactccacggacACTTGTAACCATGACAAAGCTGGACCATTCAATTACTGGTGCCTTCTATTTGATGGGCTTCTGCACACTgaacaaaacgcttagtggtcttttgtttgtcttcacactctgggttcaaatactgctgcaactgactttgcctttcatcttttcagggtcagtaaaataagtaccagttgcgcactgtggttgatgcaatcgacttggtccccacccctcccccaaatttcggattattattatcattgagtgagagagcagcacacacACCATCAAAGTAATATCAGGGTCTAAATATACACAACccaatgtacccatcatgactacccaccTGATatgggtataccaggcacatgcatcacaaccacatgtgcatgaTGTGATCGCATCAGTTCTAGTAACTgtgatgtgtgtttttgttttaattaatttttttcttcaattttccaGTTTCTGAGAATtgaatttcttctcttttcttctttctccagaTTGATTCCCGAACTTAGCAGAAAGTTGACCAAATCTCCAAGACTGGGGCATCAAGAGTTGCTGTTTTCTGGAGGTCACTCATCGAAGCAAGGAACTGCAATCTTACCAATTCACTTGCCTTTATCTTCACCAACTCAGTCAATGGGGAGGGCCATCTTTGGAAACCAAAAGATTACAAATTTACCAGCCAACAAACCAACTGATCAACCAAACTTCTTCCCTTATCTCTTCATTGAATGAGACTCTTGGAAGAGACAAGGAGAATTTTGGTGCCGTTTCCCCTCTTACCATTGTACAGAGAACATTGACAACACTGTACAGAATTTGGAatatataacatgcacacacaatgaggTGTGTCGAGCCTGAGTGGATGTGAaatgggaggtgtgtgtgtgtatgtatgtgtgtgcaagtttgcAGTTCtgttaggagagagagagagagaaacagatgaaatgtgtgtgtgtagctctgtgtgtctatactgtatatattaaTGAGTTTGTGCGACTATATAGATTAAAtctctgtgtgcgtgcatatatatatttctgatgtgTATGTtgctgtgtgtaaatatacatgcatacatacatctatatatgtagtgtatatatgtatataagaatatataaaatgtgtgtatatataatatatatatatatataaatgtatatatataaagtcttcaGCACTCTGCCAGTCTTGTCTTACCAAATGCCTTAATCTCTAACCAAAGTTGAAGAATATAAACTGAGAAAATtctttccaccccacccccactacaaCCCATGCCTTCATTCTGGGAATCCTTAACAAAGTGTCTCCCTATTTTTGTCCCCTACTGATCACATCCTACAAAACCCTATCAAACCCAGTTTAATCCTTCAGACCAAAACAGCAGTTTAATTCCATGTCAATTAATTTGTAAAATTGATTTGCTATTTTTCTTGACACAGTTGGGACCTCATTGGGACTTGACCCTCATTCTAAAATAGGGGTCCCACAGGTTGTTAG includes these proteins:
- the LOC106882118 gene encoding uncharacterized protein LOC106882118, with protein sequence MGKYNCYICRLSKICQGDFCLSHRLPGTSFLIDADVNNGDGRDDDDDDDDDDNFVSFCFFLQDGTKLYDDIDPSHVGETSDNEDSDLYEIPVTQTSEESNHAVEPIVEVIECGNHDDASSEEAAVSPSTNRPPLPPRKAVTSEPIRLEGGRKNGNRLLWSLPPQLPARPQLATRREIYAMMSEKSEHTDDNSGPEYLHRKWIMSITQLSAYQREMTDALTQIRKADEERASNCSNDYDRSSEVRSKLSIRLPKNLKKIKKGKHSRKTHSSSQLELVQPVKSLEDIVISGELYLKKKLTWSKRFVVISAGRLMCYKSEQDLRPCVVVNLAGYSVNFIDRDSRHGYELKLVHPTSETLHFSVDYRDWALIWTEGMRCVSEGRPVPNSPHFLNRPFSGHSDSGMGSRWFTWANVTTLQNDMRGSVSNLSNDSSERGSQDENLHRPPSISEYLSEKAPPRMGNLAMRASRFFENLNWRRYPKKDADLKLSRFSLNSLPRKKNSTPDTSPDIPKSEKLVSLLEQSWQEDTNILCKSYLNIYSSFNKRRWGKRWCLVKMGEFECYMNQKNNVCELSFPLKDCVVRSAKTETKSDLGLMILKDNVEKITVEPLNEDEMQNWLAVLMAETSTEDVPEGLEQYFEETPYSDIPVVRQLSMKCPKNAKQTPDVIDGSGQTEKDGENVVDDVASTLSDQVVKVSDGSFTNLKDEQLLRVKQEMYDATEVNEEIEESSNEVLLWDVNKRNSLGNLYSQVEYKDSLAGFSGSGTDFGSVSISDDLSMKSGSVDFSLKRSFSEKRYKGINSLTTSCSELNSTCTRTSSHGNLDKLSAADSNDTFNDFFYSWNNQRRSSELLSELDIETLMRSWDVKTKILMIEEKNQQNKEYSKTDFAQNGNTCHSTSNKKPFPVSPISSVSNNDCDTPAFCSRTKSLNSARMARNKATPNGLSKAAAAPFRKSTGHVDRPAEILQTKLDEMRSKLVSLKQNRIAARDKKLRASDSNERLEYEEEYNRLDSECRVTDEEISKLEKMLKREEVDEEDEASRFSVSEA